One Phoenix dactylifera cultivar Barhee BC4 chromosome 8, palm_55x_up_171113_PBpolish2nd_filt_p, whole genome shotgun sequence genomic window carries:
- the LOC103702959 gene encoding uncharacterized protein LOC103702959 isoform X4 — MKASQDPQSTAELQPSSQASHEVQGNQQNSSATDAPGADSGSATIASSDNRKVSREDIELVQNLIERCLQLYMSKGEVVRTLSNRARIEPGFTTLVWQKLEEENSEFFRAYYIRLKLKKQIILFNHLLENQYHLMKYPVPPKVPLAPMQNGLHPMPVFQQPPMPTTGQPHVDPMGCGPSSCHVVNGIPAPGSFHPIRMNSGNEIVMDSGAPEAAPAAPPCSAMSSMSEMAVSPASVASGNHFPFTPSELSGMGMDVSALDPNFTSDVANTGGLQLGPDGGVGSSRDSHRSLGQFWNFSLTDLTADFANLGDLGALGNYTGSPFLPSDSDILLDSPEQEDIVEEYFADAITGPCSQSDEENHREQN, encoded by the exons ATGAAGGCTTCACAG GATCCTCAGAGCACGGCAGAATTACAGCCATCGTCGCAAGCTTCACACGAAGTGCAAGGTAACCAGCAAAACTCTTCCGCTACAGATGCTCCTGGAGCGGACTCAGGTTCAGCAACCATTGCAAGCAGTGATAACAGAAAGGTTTCTCGTGAAGACATTGAACTT GTCCAAAATTTGATAGAACGCTGTTTGCAATTGTATATGAGCAAAGGGGAAGTGGTTAGGACTCTCTCCAATCGTGCTAGAATAGAACCTGGTTTTACAACACTAG TATGGCAGAAACTGGAAGAAGAAAACTCTGAGTTTTTCAGAGCTTACTATATAAGGCTTAAACTGAAAAAACAAATCATCTTGTTCAATCATTTATTGGAGAACCAGTACCATCTGATGAAATACCCTGTGCCACCTAAGGTTCCACTGGCTCCAATGCAAAATGGGTTGCACCCTATGCCTG TCTTTCAGCAACCTCCAATGCCAACTACTGGCCAGCCTCATGTTGATCCTATGGGTTGTGGACCATCGAGCTGTCATGTAGTTAATGGAATTCCTGCTCCAGGCAGTTTTCATCCCATCCGTATGAATTCTGGCAATGA AATTGTGATGGACAGTGGTGCACCTGAAGCAGCTCCTGCTGCTCCTCCATGTAGTGCTATGTCATCCATGTCAGAGATGGCTGTGAGTCCTGCATCAGTGGCATCGGGCAATCATTTTCCTTTCACTCCATCCGAGTTATCAGGGATGGGTATGGATGTATCTGCACTTGATCCGAACTTCACATCTGATGTAGCGAACACAGGAGGGTTGCAACTAGGACCAGATGGTGGGGTTGGATCCTCCAGGGATTCCCACAGATCATTAGGACAATTTTGGAATTTCAGTCTGACAGATCTGACTGCAGATTTCGCAAATTTGGGAG ATCTTGGGGCCCTGGGAAACTACACTGGCTCTCCATTCCTACCATCAGACTCTGACATCCTGCTTGACTCTCCAGAACAGGAAGATATAG tTGAGGAATACTTTGCTGATGCCATCACCGGGCCCTGCTCTCAGTCAGATGAAGAGAATCATAGGGAACAGAATTGA
- the LOC103702959 gene encoding uncharacterized protein LOC103702959 isoform X1, with product MKASQDPQSTAELQPSSQASHEVQGNQQNSSATDAPGADSGSATIASSDNRKVSREDIELVQNLIERCLQLYMSKGEVVRTLSNRARIEPGFTTLVWQKLEEENSEFFRAYYIRLKLKKQIILFNHLLENQYHLMKYPVPPKVPLAPMQNGLHPMPVNNLPIGYPVFQQPPMPTTGQPHVDPMGCGPSSCHVVNGIPAPGSFHPIRMNSGNEIVMDSGAPEAAPAAPPCSAMSSMSEMAVSPASVASGNHFPFTPSELSGMGMDVSALDPNFTSDVANTGGLQLGPDGGVGSSRDSHRSLGQFWNFSLTDLTADFANLGDLGALGNYTGSPFLPSDSDILLDSPEQEDIVEEYFADAITGPCSQSDEENHREQN from the exons ATGAAGGCTTCACAG GATCCTCAGAGCACGGCAGAATTACAGCCATCGTCGCAAGCTTCACACGAAGTGCAAGGTAACCAGCAAAACTCTTCCGCTACAGATGCTCCTGGAGCGGACTCAGGTTCAGCAACCATTGCAAGCAGTGATAACAGAAAGGTTTCTCGTGAAGACATTGAACTT GTCCAAAATTTGATAGAACGCTGTTTGCAATTGTATATGAGCAAAGGGGAAGTGGTTAGGACTCTCTCCAATCGTGCTAGAATAGAACCTGGTTTTACAACACTAG TATGGCAGAAACTGGAAGAAGAAAACTCTGAGTTTTTCAGAGCTTACTATATAAGGCTTAAACTGAAAAAACAAATCATCTTGTTCAATCATTTATTGGAGAACCAGTACCATCTGATGAAATACCCTGTGCCACCTAAGGTTCCACTGGCTCCAATGCAAAATGGGTTGCACCCTATGCCTG TTAATAATTTACCAATTGGGTACCCAGTCTTTCAGCAACCTCCAATGCCAACTACTGGCCAGCCTCATGTTGATCCTATGGGTTGTGGACCATCGAGCTGTCATGTAGTTAATGGAATTCCTGCTCCAGGCAGTTTTCATCCCATCCGTATGAATTCTGGCAATGA AATTGTGATGGACAGTGGTGCACCTGAAGCAGCTCCTGCTGCTCCTCCATGTAGTGCTATGTCATCCATGTCAGAGATGGCTGTGAGTCCTGCATCAGTGGCATCGGGCAATCATTTTCCTTTCACTCCATCCGAGTTATCAGGGATGGGTATGGATGTATCTGCACTTGATCCGAACTTCACATCTGATGTAGCGAACACAGGAGGGTTGCAACTAGGACCAGATGGTGGGGTTGGATCCTCCAGGGATTCCCACAGATCATTAGGACAATTTTGGAATTTCAGTCTGACAGATCTGACTGCAGATTTCGCAAATTTGGGAG ATCTTGGGGCCCTGGGAAACTACACTGGCTCTCCATTCCTACCATCAGACTCTGACATCCTGCTTGACTCTCCAGAACAGGAAGATATAG tTGAGGAATACTTTGCTGATGCCATCACCGGGCCCTGCTCTCAGTCAGATGAAGAGAATCATAGGGAACAGAATTGA
- the LOC103702959 gene encoding uncharacterized protein LOC103702959 isoform X3 — MKASQDPQSTAELQPSSQASHEVQGNQQNSSATDAPGADSGSATIASSDNRKVSREDIELVQNLIERCLQLYMSKGEVVRTLSNRARIEPGFTTLVWQKLEEENSEFFRAYYIRLKLKKQIILFNHLLENQYHLMKYPVPPKVPLAPMQNGLHPMPVNNLPIGYPVFQQPPMPTTGQPHVDPMGCGPSSCHVVNGIPAPGSFHPIRMNSGNDGAPEAAPAAPPCSAMSSMSEMAVSPASVASGNHFPFTPSELSGMGMDVSALDPNFTSDVANTGGLQLGPDGGVGSSRDSHRSLGQFWNFSLTDLTADFANLGDLGALGNYTGSPFLPSDSDILLDSPEQEDIVEEYFADAITGPCSQSDEENHREQN; from the exons ATGAAGGCTTCACAG GATCCTCAGAGCACGGCAGAATTACAGCCATCGTCGCAAGCTTCACACGAAGTGCAAGGTAACCAGCAAAACTCTTCCGCTACAGATGCTCCTGGAGCGGACTCAGGTTCAGCAACCATTGCAAGCAGTGATAACAGAAAGGTTTCTCGTGAAGACATTGAACTT GTCCAAAATTTGATAGAACGCTGTTTGCAATTGTATATGAGCAAAGGGGAAGTGGTTAGGACTCTCTCCAATCGTGCTAGAATAGAACCTGGTTTTACAACACTAG TATGGCAGAAACTGGAAGAAGAAAACTCTGAGTTTTTCAGAGCTTACTATATAAGGCTTAAACTGAAAAAACAAATCATCTTGTTCAATCATTTATTGGAGAACCAGTACCATCTGATGAAATACCCTGTGCCACCTAAGGTTCCACTGGCTCCAATGCAAAATGGGTTGCACCCTATGCCTG TTAATAATTTACCAATTGGGTACCCAGTCTTTCAGCAACCTCCAATGCCAACTACTGGCCAGCCTCATGTTGATCCTATGGGTTGTGGACCATCGAGCTGTCATGTAGTTAATGGAATTCCTGCTCCAGGCAGTTTTCATCCCATCCGTATGAATTCTGGCAATGA TGGTGCACCTGAAGCAGCTCCTGCTGCTCCTCCATGTAGTGCTATGTCATCCATGTCAGAGATGGCTGTGAGTCCTGCATCAGTGGCATCGGGCAATCATTTTCCTTTCACTCCATCCGAGTTATCAGGGATGGGTATGGATGTATCTGCACTTGATCCGAACTTCACATCTGATGTAGCGAACACAGGAGGGTTGCAACTAGGACCAGATGGTGGGGTTGGATCCTCCAGGGATTCCCACAGATCATTAGGACAATTTTGGAATTTCAGTCTGACAGATCTGACTGCAGATTTCGCAAATTTGGGAG ATCTTGGGGCCCTGGGAAACTACACTGGCTCTCCATTCCTACCATCAGACTCTGACATCCTGCTTGACTCTCCAGAACAGGAAGATATAG tTGAGGAATACTTTGCTGATGCCATCACCGGGCCCTGCTCTCAGTCAGATGAAGAGAATCATAGGGAACAGAATTGA
- the LOC103702959 gene encoding uncharacterized protein LOC103702959 isoform X2: MDPQSTAELQPSSQASHEVQGNQQNSSATDAPGADSGSATIASSDNRKVSREDIELVQNLIERCLQLYMSKGEVVRTLSNRARIEPGFTTLVWQKLEEENSEFFRAYYIRLKLKKQIILFNHLLENQYHLMKYPVPPKVPLAPMQNGLHPMPVNNLPIGYPVFQQPPMPTTGQPHVDPMGCGPSSCHVVNGIPAPGSFHPIRMNSGNEIVMDSGAPEAAPAAPPCSAMSSMSEMAVSPASVASGNHFPFTPSELSGMGMDVSALDPNFTSDVANTGGLQLGPDGGVGSSRDSHRSLGQFWNFSLTDLTADFANLGDLGALGNYTGSPFLPSDSDILLDSPEQEDIVEEYFADAITGPCSQSDEENHREQN; this comes from the exons ATG GATCCTCAGAGCACGGCAGAATTACAGCCATCGTCGCAAGCTTCACACGAAGTGCAAGGTAACCAGCAAAACTCTTCCGCTACAGATGCTCCTGGAGCGGACTCAGGTTCAGCAACCATTGCAAGCAGTGATAACAGAAAGGTTTCTCGTGAAGACATTGAACTT GTCCAAAATTTGATAGAACGCTGTTTGCAATTGTATATGAGCAAAGGGGAAGTGGTTAGGACTCTCTCCAATCGTGCTAGAATAGAACCTGGTTTTACAACACTAG TATGGCAGAAACTGGAAGAAGAAAACTCTGAGTTTTTCAGAGCTTACTATATAAGGCTTAAACTGAAAAAACAAATCATCTTGTTCAATCATTTATTGGAGAACCAGTACCATCTGATGAAATACCCTGTGCCACCTAAGGTTCCACTGGCTCCAATGCAAAATGGGTTGCACCCTATGCCTG TTAATAATTTACCAATTGGGTACCCAGTCTTTCAGCAACCTCCAATGCCAACTACTGGCCAGCCTCATGTTGATCCTATGGGTTGTGGACCATCGAGCTGTCATGTAGTTAATGGAATTCCTGCTCCAGGCAGTTTTCATCCCATCCGTATGAATTCTGGCAATGA AATTGTGATGGACAGTGGTGCACCTGAAGCAGCTCCTGCTGCTCCTCCATGTAGTGCTATGTCATCCATGTCAGAGATGGCTGTGAGTCCTGCATCAGTGGCATCGGGCAATCATTTTCCTTTCACTCCATCCGAGTTATCAGGGATGGGTATGGATGTATCTGCACTTGATCCGAACTTCACATCTGATGTAGCGAACACAGGAGGGTTGCAACTAGGACCAGATGGTGGGGTTGGATCCTCCAGGGATTCCCACAGATCATTAGGACAATTTTGGAATTTCAGTCTGACAGATCTGACTGCAGATTTCGCAAATTTGGGAG ATCTTGGGGCCCTGGGAAACTACACTGGCTCTCCATTCCTACCATCAGACTCTGACATCCTGCTTGACTCTCCAGAACAGGAAGATATAG tTGAGGAATACTTTGCTGATGCCATCACCGGGCCCTGCTCTCAGTCAGATGAAGAGAATCATAGGGAACAGAATTGA